CCGTTTTGGTGGAGAGGAGTTTGCTGTGTTCCTGCCAAATACGGATGCGAGTTCTGCCTTATCAGTGATACAGCGCATTCAGGAGCAATTTGCTGCCACCGACTTTTTTGCGAAGAATGAAATCTTTCAAGTAACCTTCTCTAGTGGGATATCTGAGGTAACAGAAGCTGAGAATATTGCCGATAAAATTGTAGAGGAAGCAGATCAGGCACTTTATGCCAGTAAGTACGCCGGAAGGAATCAGACGACGCTCTACACGAATAATCTATCGTCTACTAAAAAGCGCTCGGTTCTAAATGTAATTATTGTGGATGATGATGCGTTGATTCGTAGAATTGTGACTCATCAGTTCGCCACTTGGGAGCCAGAAGATATTACTGAAGTGAAGATCAGCAGTTATGCGAACGGGCTGGATTTCTTGCAATCGGATTGGTATTCCGTCGATGAGAAATATATTATTCTGCTAGATGGAGTGATGCCGGATCTTGATGGAGTAGAAGTACTGGAAAGAATTCGCAAGACATATCCAGAAGTGAATATATTAGTGATCATGCTGACAGGAAGAAATAATCAGGCGGATATTATACATGCCCTGCAGATGGGCGCTGATGATTATGTAGTAAAACCAGTTCACATGCCTGAGCTGTTGTCTCGGATGGAACGATTGGCTCATAGATTCTTGTTCTAACACGAAGGGAATTATACAAATATGCAAAAAATATTGGTAGTGGATGATGAAGAAGTTTTACGAATGTTAATCGAGGATACATTGGAAGATTTAGAGAATGTTGAGATTCACACCGCTGATAATGGTCTAGAGGCACTGACTAAGCTATCCGCGGATCATTTTGATCTAGTGATTCTAGATTATATGATGCCGGAAATGACAGGGATTGAAGTGCTCCAGCAGCTGGATGAGGAGAAGAAAAAAGCTACAGCTATTTTAATGCTAACAGCCAAGGCTCAAGATGTAGATCGAATTCGAGCAGTTGATGCTGGAGCGCGTTATTTCATGCCGAAACCATTTAGTCCGATGGAACTCTTGCAGATTGTGGAGGGGATCCTAAGTGGTGAAGAAAAGTAGTTCTAATCACAGTATAAAAAATAGATATTTACGCATTATTGTTGTTGTGTTCTCTTTAATCGTCATTATGGGAACTGTATTCTTTCTTTTCATAAACTATGAGCAAGATGAGTTAAGTAGAGACCGTGAAACTTTACAGTTTAAAGCAGACACGATTAGCGAAATGGCGAGCACTTTAAATGAGGTGTTTTTTCGAGCTAGGGGATTTACTTTGCTTAAGGACGCGAATGAATTAAAGCTCTTAAACACAGCCCTCGCTAACTTTGATCAGGTGCTGGATAAGTATTCTAATCTTAATTTAAGTTCCGAAGAAGCCTTGTTTAGGGATGGTTTAAAATCATTTTATGACCAATATAAAAATAAAACTCTACCAGAAGCGATTCGGCTTGTCGAGGCTGATGATTACGAAGCTATGAGAGCTTTAGCTGGAGAAGGTAGTACTAAATCAGTGAATGATTTTCTTGCGTATACGAAAGAGTACAGATTGCGATCAGATACCGCATTAAACAATATGGCACTGGATTATATTAAACGGGCTAACGAATTTACTTTTATCTCCTTTTTTTTCAGCACAATAATTCTGCTCTTCTTCACTTTTATGATTTGGCGGATTCTTAGGAACTTGATTAATCCCATTCTGAAGCTGGAAGGTGCAACTCATTCATTGGCTGCCGGTGAGGAAATTCTTCTGGGTAATCTTAAGAGTCAGGATGAAATCGGTCGACTTTATACTGCATTTCTAAATATGGCGAGAAGTATTCAGGACAAAGAAGAAGAATTGATGATGCAGAATGAAGAGCTACATGCGCAGCAGGACGAACTTCAGGATCAGCAGTACAGACTGCAACGCTCGCTTAGTGAAATAGAGAGTATGATGAAAGCACTAGATCAGTCGTCTGCGGTTGGGATTCTTACAGATAAAGGAGTCTTTACCCACACGAATGATAATTTAAGCAGATATACCGGCTATAAAAAGTCTGAAATTATTGGTTTTACCTACAAATTATTCGAACTCTATAATATATCTAGAGAACAAATGCAGAAGATCTTCAACAAATTAAATACGGGTGGGGTATGGAGCAATGAGCTTCAGATTCTGACGAAAGACGGATCGCCAATCTGGATGCATCTGACTATCGTACCATACCTGAACAATGATGGAGTGATTTATCAGTATATTCTCATTGCGTATAATATCACATCCATGAAAAGTGTACAGCTGGAGCTGGCGGAAACGCTGAAGAATACGGAACAGACTACAAAGATGCTTGAGCTTTATAATCAGCTGAATCATGACATTACCTATACCTTAGATAAACATGAATTTGCAGATAAGTTTATTCAATTTATACATCGCATGTATTCCTTTGATTCGAGTTTCTTCCTGCTAGTGAAAGATAAGATTGCGGCTGTAAAAGGAATTCCTCAGGAAAATGTACAGCGGTATATCGATAATGAGAACAATGAAATGTTATATCGTTTGAAGTCAGAAAAGTCATATGTGGTTAAGCGTTTAGCCACGCAATCGGAACAGGGAATTTCTGCGAATGAGGTCTACTGTTACGATTTCTATACTACTGTTGTAAATGCTGAAGATGAGATTTTAGCTGTATTCTGCGGAAGCCGGATTGGGCATTCTTTCAGTAATGAAGAGATTAATGAGGTTCAAGGGATGATGAACCGCGTAGCTCTGGTGATTGAACGATTAGTCATGTATGAAGAGATTGAACATGGGCGAAAGCTGAACCGCGATATCGTGAATAATGTAAACGAAGGGATTCAGTTCGTAAATACTGAAGGCATGATGCTGCAGATGAATAAAGCGCTGTGTAATATTGTTAACTATGACTGGACTGAAGGTACAGTGATTCCTAGAAAAGAATGGATGGATTATTTCATCGAACGCTCGAACGAGAACGATGAACTTCGGTTGTTTTTTGAGCAAGCAATCGCTGAGAATGCTCTGGAATCCAGCAGTATGCAATATTCCATTGGCGCAGAATCAAAGAAGCATATCGATGTTTATGCGATTCCTGTTTTCCGTCGTGAGCTCCGAATAGGTACATTGTTCGTCTACAGAGATATCACTAGGGAGTACGAACTGGATCTTATGAAATCTGATCTTGTCAGTACGG
This window of the Paenibacillus sp. FSL R10-2734 genome carries:
- a CDS encoding ATP-binding protein; its protein translation is MKKSSSNHSIKNRYLRIIVVVFSLIVIMGTVFFLFINYEQDELSRDRETLQFKADTISEMASTLNEVFFRARGFTLLKDANELKLLNTALANFDQVLDKYSNLNLSSEEALFRDGLKSFYDQYKNKTLPEAIRLVEADDYEAMRALAGEGSTKSVNDFLAYTKEYRLRSDTALNNMALDYIKRANEFTFISFFFSTIILLFFTFMIWRILRNLINPILKLEGATHSLAAGEEILLGNLKSQDEIGRLYTAFLNMARSIQDKEEELMMQNEELHAQQDELQDQQYRLQRSLSEIESMMKALDQSSAVGILTDKGVFTHTNDNLSRYTGYKKSEIIGFTYKLFELYNISREQMQKIFNKLNTGGVWSNELQILTKDGSPIWMHLTIVPYLNNDGVIYQYILIAYNITSMKSVQLELAETLKNTEQTTKMLELYNQLNHDITYTLDKHEFADKFIQFIHRMYSFDSSFFLLVKDKIAAVKGIPQENVQRYIDNENNEMLYRLKSEKSYVVKRLATQSEQGISANEVYCYDFYTTVVNAEDEILAVFCGSRIGHSFSNEEINEVQGMMNRVALVIERLVMYEEIEHGRKLNRDIVNNVNEGIQFVNTEGMMLQMNKALCNIVNYDWTEGTVIPRKEWMDYFIERSNENDELRLFFEQAIAENALESSSMQYSIGAESKKHIDVYAIPVFRRELRIGTLFVYRDITREYELDLMKSDLVSTVSHELRTPLSSVLGFTELLLTKTMKPEKQLKYLETIHKEAKRLTELINDFLDLQRMESGKQQYITEHVNLSEIVLGVIDQYKLSSIHHVLLVDEALNAEVDVDKDKIVQVLTNLLSNAIKFSPVTSEIKVLLHNEPGQVIVRIQDNGLGIPKDQIGQLFQKFRRVDNSASKRIGGTGLGLAICKEIIEKQKGTIGINSVEGEGTTVWFNLPILHSETSRQQDELNKWNADKELKPNVMIVEDDYSLSLLLSEELKGKGFRVTHHYHPGQAFDQALKTTFVAIVVDLMLGDELDGWDLIRMLKNDSRTENIPIVISSALDQSDKNQLNDVIQKYLTKPYPPGELSNTLEEIVKIKMGVGEVLFPQSKKDL
- a CDS encoding response regulator; translation: MQKILVVDDEEVLRMLIEDTLEDLENVEIHTADNGLEALTKLSADHFDLVILDYMMPEMTGIEVLQQLDEEKKKATAILMLTAKAQDVDRIRAVDAGARYFMPKPFSPMELLQIVEGILSGEEK